A window of the Phragmites australis chromosome 20, lpPhrAust1.1, whole genome shotgun sequence genome harbors these coding sequences:
- the LOC133902173 gene encoding trimethyltridecatetraene synthase-like — translation MELPPWASFLGVVLATVLFLKTVLRRSRRVYNLPPGPKPWPIIGNLDLIGALPHRSIHELSKKYGPLMSLRFGSFPVVVGSSVEMAKFFLKTHDVVFTDRPKTAAGKYTTYNYRDITWSPYGAYWRQARKMCLTELFSAKRLESYEYIRSEEVRALLRDLHAASGSGRAVMLKDYLSTVSLNVITRMVLGKKYLDKEVVAQGGSTVTTPEEFKWMLDELFLLNGVLNIGDSIPWLDWMDMQGYIKRMKKLSKMFDRFLEHVLEEHSQRRLREGRSFVAKDMVDVLLQIADDPNLEVELDRESVKAFTQDLIAGGTESSAVTVEWAVSELLKKPEVIAKATEELDRVIGRGRWVTEKDIPHLPYVDAIVKETMRLHPVAPMLVPRLSREDTSVGGYDIPAGTRVLVMVWSIGRDPALWDAPEEFAPERFLGSKIDMKGQDYELLPFGSGRRMCPGYSLGLKVIQVSLANLLHGFSWRLPDDVTKEELSMEEIFGLSTPRKFPLEAVVEPKLPSHLYAEA, via the exons ATGGAGTTGCCACCATGGGCGTCCTTCCTCGGCGTCGTGCTCGCCACCGTGCTGTTTCTGAAGACCGTTCTCCGGCGTAGCCGCCGCGTGTACAACCTCCCGCCGGGCCCCAAGCCGTGGCCGATCATCGGCAACCTCGACCTCATAGGCGCGCTCCCGCACCGCTCCATCCACGAGCTGTCAAAGAAGTACGGCCCGCTCATGTCCCTCCGGTTCGGGTCGTTCCCCGTCGTCGTCGGCTCGTCTGTGGAGATGGCCAAGTTCTTCCTCAAGACCCACGACGTGGTGTTCACGGACCGGCCCAAGACCGCCGCCGGCAAGTACACCACCTACAACTACCGCGACATCACCTGGTCCCCCTACGGCGCGTACTGGCGGCAGGCGCGCAAGATGTGCCTCACTGAGCTCTTCAGCGCCAAGCGGCTCGAGTCGTACGAGTACATCCGCAGCGAGGAGGTGCGCGCGCTGCTGCGCGACCTGCACGCGGCGTCCGGGTCCGGGCGCGCCGTGATGCTCAAGGACTACCTGTCCACGGTGAGCCTGAACGTGATCACGCGCATGGTGCTCGGCAAGAAATACCTGGACAAGGAGGTCGTGGCGCAGGGTGGCTCAACGGTGACCACGCCGGAGGAGTTCAAGTGGATGCTCGACGAGCTGTTCCTGCTCAACGGCGTGCTCAACATTGGCGACTCCATCCCGTGGCTCGACTGGATGGACATGCAGGGGTACATCAAGAGGATGAAGAAGCTCAGCAAGATGTTCGACCGGTTCCTGGAACACGTCTTGGAGGAGCACAGCCAGCGGAGGCTGCGCGAGGGGCGGAGCTTCGTGGCGAAGGACATGGTCGACGTGCTGCTGCAGATCGCCGACGATCCCAACCTTGAGGTCGAGCTCGACAGGGAAAGCGTCAAGGCTTTCACTCAG GACCTCATTGCCGGCGGCACGGAGAGCTCGGCAGTCACGGTGGAGTGGGCCGTCTCGGAGCTCCTCAAGAAGCCCGAGGTGATCGCCAAGGCCACGGAGGAACTGGATCGTGTCATTGGCCGCGGCCGCTGGGTCACGGAGAAGGACATCCCCCACCTCCCCTACGTTGACGCCATCGTCAAGGAGACCATGCGGCTCCACCCGGTGGCGCCCATGCTAGTGCCCCGCCTCTCCCGCGAGGACACGTCCGTGGGCGGCTACGACATCCCCGCTGGCACGCGCGTGCTCGTCATGGTGTGGTCCATCGGCCGCGATCCCGCGCTGTGGGACGCGCCCGAGGAGTTCGCGCCGGAGCGGTTCCTCGGGAGCAAGATCGACATGAAGGGGCAGGACTACGAGCTGCTGCCGTTCGGGTCCGGCCGGCGGATGTGCCCCGGGTACAGCCTCGGCCTGAAGGTCATCCAGGTGAGCCTCGCCAACCTGCTACACGGGTTCTCGTGGAGGCTCCCCGACGATGTGACCAAGGAGGAGCTGAGCATGGAGGAGATCTTCGGGCTGTCCACGCCGCGCAAGTTCCCGCTCGAGGCCGTCGTCGAGCCCAAGCTCCCGTCCCACCTCTACGCCGAGGCTTGA